In Myxococcus stipitatus, the following are encoded in one genomic region:
- a CDS encoding RiPP maturation radical SAM C-methyltransferase — translation MSRRSGIRPEPAEVLLIDMPWAEFHRPSMQLGLLQALLAREAIRVRSFYPTLWYAELLGPALYRAADDFHRPSCEWVFTQAAFGQDDSAAGAYLHDLRTRGVPTDHLAQLLTMRRAVRPFLEQCLEYVLEAAPRVVGFTTAMLQTLPAAALARMLRAARPDIRIVFGGAPCQGVMGPALMRALPAVDVMVREECDAWVGELFRRLLSGRGVEDLKGIICRQGEAVIVNERAPTFHALASNPTPDFSDYFQQLDASSLGAILPRSVPFEGSRGCWWGERRHCAFCGLNGQTMTYRSRGAQQIVSELAEQRQRHGVSTFVAVDEIIPQRFFRELPPLLEEQLPDAALFYEMTPAVPRELLEPLAASVTFHSQPGIESLITPVLHAMNKRLRGIDNVCLLRRAQELGIHLLWNMLFGIPGERFEHYEPVLRHFPALYHLRPPNPLPLTLARFSPYHSEPGRFGIRITRPQEGLQFAYPVAPELLDDIAMNFEFEYLDGYDPRPVAQLLSEAVRRWESFHPAASLTVELRGERARIEDGRHPQMSTYELAPLDTLLYRNLERTIDLGVLAQRILDDSPRAYLGLGGARGIRARVASFYRKGLVWREEGTFVALAIPKQKGFWLRPGSNPLALNHQGAPGEARDSAEALG, via the coding sequence ATGAGCCGGCGCTCCGGGATCAGACCGGAGCCAGCCGAGGTCCTCCTCATCGACATGCCGTGGGCTGAGTTTCATCGCCCGTCGATGCAGCTCGGTCTGCTCCAGGCCCTGCTGGCCCGGGAAGCCATCCGAGTCCGTTCCTTCTATCCGACACTCTGGTACGCCGAGCTGCTCGGCCCCGCGCTCTACCGGGCAGCGGACGACTTCCACCGCCCGAGTTGTGAGTGGGTATTCACCCAGGCCGCGTTCGGACAAGATGACTCAGCAGCAGGGGCCTATCTCCACGACCTGCGGACACGCGGCGTCCCGACGGACCACCTGGCCCAGCTCCTCACCATGAGGCGCGCGGTGCGTCCGTTCCTGGAACAGTGTCTCGAGTACGTGCTCGAAGCCGCTCCGCGGGTGGTGGGGTTCACGACGGCGATGCTCCAGACCCTGCCGGCTGCGGCGCTGGCCCGGATGCTCCGTGCCGCAAGGCCCGATATCCGCATCGTCTTCGGAGGAGCCCCCTGCCAGGGCGTCATGGGTCCCGCGCTCATGCGTGCCCTGCCCGCGGTCGATGTGATGGTGCGCGAGGAGTGTGATGCCTGGGTCGGAGAGCTCTTCCGGCGGCTGCTGTCTGGCCGTGGCGTCGAGGATCTGAAGGGCATCATCTGTCGTCAGGGCGAAGCGGTGATCGTCAACGAGCGGGCTCCCACATTCCACGCGCTGGCGAGCAACCCCACCCCTGACTTCTCTGACTACTTTCAGCAGCTCGACGCATCCAGCCTGGGCGCCATCCTGCCACGCTCGGTTCCCTTCGAGGGCTCGCGCGGGTGCTGGTGGGGCGAGCGACGACACTGCGCGTTCTGCGGCCTCAATGGACAGACGATGACCTACCGCTCGCGCGGCGCACAGCAGATCGTGAGCGAGTTGGCGGAGCAGCGGCAGCGCCACGGAGTGAGCACCTTCGTGGCCGTAGACGAAATCATCCCTCAGCGATTCTTCCGCGAGCTGCCTCCACTGCTGGAGGAACAGCTGCCGGACGCAGCGCTCTTCTATGAGATGACACCCGCGGTGCCCCGGGAGTTGCTCGAGCCATTGGCCGCCAGCGTCACCTTTCACAGCCAGCCCGGCATCGAGAGCCTCATCACCCCCGTTCTGCATGCCATGAACAAACGCCTGCGGGGCATCGACAACGTCTGCCTCCTGCGGCGGGCGCAGGAGCTGGGCATCCATCTGCTGTGGAACATGTTGTTCGGGATTCCTGGCGAACGGTTCGAACACTATGAGCCAGTGCTCCGCCACTTCCCCGCCCTCTACCATCTGCGCCCCCCCAACCCTCTGCCGCTGACCCTGGCGCGATTCAGTCCATATCACTCGGAGCCCGGCCGGTTTGGAATCAGGATTACGCGTCCCCAGGAGGGACTCCAGTTCGCATATCCCGTGGCCCCAGAGCTCCTTGACGACATCGCGATGAACTTCGAGTTCGAGTATCTGGATGGGTACGATCCCAGACCGGTGGCGCAACTCCTATCCGAGGCGGTGCGGCGGTGGGAGTCCTTCCATCCAGCGGCCTCGCTGACGGTGGAGCTGCGGGGCGAACGAGCACGGATTGAAGACGGTCGCCATCCCCAGATGAGCACATACGAACTTGCGCCCCTGGACACACTGCTCTACCGGAACCTCGAGCGGACCATCGACCTGGGGGTGCTCGCGCAGCGGATACTGGATGATTCGCCACGAGCCTACCTGGGCCTGGGAGGGGCGCGGGGCATCCGGGCCCGAGTCGCCAGCTTCTACCGCAAGGGCCTGGTCTGGCGTGAAGAGGGGACCTTCGTCGCACTCGCGATTCCCAAGCAGAAAGGATTCTGGCTCCGCCCTGGGAGCAACCCTCTCGCCTTGAACCACCAGGGTGCTCCAGGCGAAGCCCGGGACTCAGCGGAGGCTCTGGGATGA
- a CDS encoding RiPP maturation radical SAM C-methyltransferase: MPLLKASPGAQILLACMPWASTSQPSLALGLIKAQLAQVGIQADVAYFNLLLADLVSPETYEATKNRNVMASEWVFAERLTETPAQEGYLTYLASRGAGTSELALWQELCAASPKFFERCLELVPWESYRVVGFTTSMMQTVASLRLALLIKQRYPHITIVFGGANCEGSMGQTLHRLFPQVDVVVRGEVDDIVHELFRRLLLNAPLEGLPGLCYRQEERSVVGPPAALVKDLTKNPVPEYGDYFEQLARLPMRETTEVLVMFESSRGCWWGERSHCKFCALNGQGMLYRSKSVEQIVHELHTLKERHGISNFAAADNILDKRAIDKLTAAMEAKVPNIQVFYDIRADVSRQQMRCMARAGIRELEAGLENLSTPILKSMGKGATGIHNVRFLRRCSEFGIVPLWNYLYAFPGEKLVHYQELQPRIDPWLHHLPPPDVAFPLSLQRYAPYHSQPEKNGIEVTGALDDYKYIYGFKDEDLDELAYYFKFRYLDGYEPEQTALLLTHMVSRWQERSRSGLAQLRATLQGEEVFLTDTRSGIERTYRLDPIASLLYRLGESPQTAEQLGKALLRISPQAYLHLRGNTHAVLERLEAAHLFFREGEKLVALAVPDDEAFWLEMPPRMMAAEPEQLRVTA, translated from the coding sequence ATGCCGTTGCTGAAAGCCTCCCCTGGAGCTCAAATCCTGCTGGCATGCATGCCGTGGGCAAGCACCTCCCAACCTTCACTGGCGCTCGGGTTGATCAAGGCCCAGCTCGCGCAGGTCGGCATCCAGGCCGACGTGGCCTACTTCAACCTGCTGCTGGCCGACCTGGTGAGTCCCGAGACCTACGAGGCCACCAAGAACCGCAACGTGATGGCCTCCGAGTGGGTCTTCGCCGAGAGGCTCACGGAGACTCCCGCCCAGGAGGGATACCTGACCTATCTCGCATCGAGGGGCGCCGGGACTTCCGAGCTGGCCCTGTGGCAGGAGCTGTGCGCGGCCAGCCCGAAGTTCTTCGAGCGATGCCTCGAACTCGTCCCCTGGGAATCGTACCGGGTGGTGGGCTTCACCACGTCGATGATGCAGACGGTCGCCTCGCTCCGACTGGCCCTGCTCATCAAGCAGCGCTACCCGCACATCACGATTGTCTTTGGCGGTGCCAACTGCGAGGGGAGCATGGGGCAGACACTCCATCGCCTCTTTCCGCAGGTGGACGTGGTGGTGCGCGGGGAGGTGGATGACATCGTCCACGAACTGTTCCGACGCCTCTTGCTGAACGCGCCGCTCGAGGGGTTGCCGGGGCTCTGCTACCGCCAGGAAGAAAGGTCCGTGGTCGGCCCTCCCGCCGCGCTGGTAAAGGACCTCACCAAGAACCCTGTGCCTGAATATGGAGACTACTTCGAGCAGCTCGCCCGGCTGCCCATGCGCGAGACGACCGAGGTGCTCGTCATGTTCGAGTCCTCACGCGGCTGCTGGTGGGGCGAGCGCAGCCACTGCAAGTTCTGCGCGCTCAACGGGCAGGGAATGCTCTACCGCTCCAAGTCCGTGGAGCAGATCGTCCATGAGCTCCACACCCTCAAGGAACGCCATGGCATCAGCAACTTCGCCGCGGCCGACAACATCCTGGACAAGCGCGCCATCGACAAGCTGACCGCCGCGATGGAGGCCAAGGTCCCCAACATCCAGGTCTTCTACGATATCCGCGCGGACGTCTCACGACAGCAGATGCGATGCATGGCACGCGCCGGGATCCGCGAGCTCGAGGCGGGGCTGGAGAACCTCTCCACGCCCATCCTGAAGAGCATGGGCAAGGGGGCCACAGGCATCCACAACGTCCGGTTCCTGCGCCGCTGCAGCGAGTTCGGCATCGTCCCGCTCTGGAACTATCTCTATGCGTTCCCCGGCGAGAAGCTGGTGCACTACCAGGAATTGCAGCCGAGGATCGACCCCTGGCTGCACCATCTACCGCCGCCAGACGTTGCGTTCCCCCTCAGCCTCCAACGCTATGCGCCCTACCACTCCCAGCCCGAGAAGAACGGCATCGAGGTGACAGGGGCACTCGACGACTACAAGTACATCTACGGCTTCAAGGACGAAGACCTCGACGAGCTGGCCTACTACTTCAAGTTCCGTTACCTCGACGGGTACGAGCCCGAGCAGACCGCCCTCCTCCTCACCCACATGGTCAGCCGCTGGCAGGAGCGCTCCCGGAGCGGGTTGGCGCAACTCAGGGCGACGCTCCAAGGAGAAGAGGTCTTCCTCACAGACACGCGCAGCGGCATCGAACGGACCTACCGGTTGGACCCCATCGCCAGCCTGCTCTACCGCCTCGGCGAGTCGCCCCAGACAGCCGAACAGCTTGGAAAGGCCCTGCTGCGCATCTCGCCGCAGGCGTACCTGCACCTGCGAGGAAACACGCACGCGGTGCTGGAGCGTCTGGAGGCCGCGCACCTCTTCTTCCGTGAGGGAGAGAAGCTGGTGGCCCTGGCCGTCCCTGACGACGAGGCATTCTGGCTGGAGATGCCCCCCCGAATGATGGCCGCAGAGCCGGAACAGCTTCGGGTGACGGCATGA
- a CDS encoding RiPP maturation radical SAM C-methyltransferase, whose protein sequence is MSNANDILLVSLPWGSLEQPSLAFGLIKALLAREGMGADVRYCNLEFATAVGLENYRSLKDRDVLACDWIFAEAAFGAFRKPSEFLGFLARRGYPAEELQRWARVQAAAAPFIEQCAQRIDWKRYRVVGFTTTMVQSLASLALARRAKALNPELRIVFGGANCEGEMGVAMLENFEFIDVVARRDCDGLVGELFSRLREGRSLQGLPVCYREQGAVHIAEMPPIFHDLDRNPFPDYGDYFEQLQHMPYAKDVRVNIVFEGSRGCWYGQKIPCTFCAVNGSSMEYRAKSPARLVDELAHLAERHGVSWFGAADNILDHRSQSELCRAIEERIPNAKIFFDVKSNLTRKQLVAMKRAGIDEVQPGIESFSTHVLKLMQKGITGIRNVHVLRMFAEVGIWPMWNYLYGFPGERLSDYTSLMEFANPGLFHLPAPYVGFGLSMMRFSEYFNKPQAMGVRIRGPLPHYQYIFKLEPEQVSRLAYYFEYDYLDGYEPAAVGDLVLSTTKAWNHAYYVRQVSLKAAVEGRDVIISDDRFGKRQTHRLTGLAAHLYRVLERPRKPEAAAPLLAARCPADYLREGGVRGVREILQQLRAARLVFTEGEQDVALSIPEAPDAFWYLDGQPSLAEALPATAGDGRPKPSLLHWKVDHLYR, encoded by the coding sequence CCGCTATTGCAACTTGGAGTTCGCGACAGCCGTTGGCTTGGAGAACTACCGCTCACTCAAGGACCGCGACGTCCTGGCCTGCGATTGGATCTTCGCGGAGGCGGCGTTCGGCGCCTTCCGAAAACCTTCTGAGTTCTTGGGCTTCCTGGCACGGCGCGGCTACCCCGCAGAAGAGCTGCAACGGTGGGCCCGAGTGCAGGCCGCCGCGGCTCCTTTCATCGAGCAATGCGCTCAGAGGATCGACTGGAAGCGCTATCGCGTCGTGGGCTTCACCACCACCATGGTACAATCACTTGCCTCGTTGGCACTGGCACGGCGCGCGAAGGCGCTCAACCCTGAGCTGCGCATCGTCTTCGGTGGAGCCAACTGCGAAGGCGAGATGGGTGTGGCCATGCTCGAGAACTTCGAGTTCATCGACGTCGTCGCACGCCGGGACTGCGACGGACTCGTGGGGGAGCTGTTCTCACGTCTGAGAGAGGGACGCTCCCTTCAGGGACTCCCAGTCTGCTACCGGGAGCAAGGGGCCGTACACATCGCGGAGATGCCACCTATTTTCCACGATCTGGATCGCAATCCCTTCCCAGACTACGGCGACTACTTCGAGCAGCTTCAACACATGCCCTACGCGAAGGACGTCCGCGTCAACATCGTATTCGAGGGCTCGCGGGGCTGCTGGTATGGCCAGAAGATTCCCTGCACCTTCTGCGCGGTCAATGGCAGCTCCATGGAGTACCGGGCCAAGTCTCCGGCGCGGCTGGTGGATGAGCTGGCCCACCTGGCCGAGCGTCACGGAGTGAGCTGGTTCGGCGCCGCGGACAACATCCTGGACCACCGCTCCCAGTCCGAGCTGTGTCGCGCCATCGAGGAGCGGATCCCCAACGCGAAGATCTTCTTCGACGTGAAGTCGAATCTCACACGCAAGCAACTCGTCGCCATGAAGCGCGCCGGGATCGATGAAGTCCAACCAGGCATCGAGTCCTTCTCAACACACGTCTTGAAACTGATGCAGAAGGGCATCACCGGCATCCGCAACGTCCACGTCCTGCGAATGTTCGCGGAGGTCGGTATCTGGCCCATGTGGAACTACTTGTACGGGTTCCCTGGCGAGCGCCTCTCGGACTACACAAGCCTGATGGAGTTCGCCAACCCGGGGCTCTTCCATCTGCCAGCCCCCTACGTCGGCTTCGGGCTGAGCATGATGCGCTTCAGCGAGTACTTCAACAAGCCACAGGCCATGGGCGTCCGCATCCGGGGGCCCCTGCCGCATTACCAATACATCTTCAAGCTGGAGCCCGAGCAGGTCTCCCGCCTGGCGTACTACTTCGAGTACGACTACCTGGATGGCTATGAGCCCGCAGCGGTCGGCGACCTGGTGCTCTCCACCACAAAGGCCTGGAACCACGCCTACTACGTGCGGCAGGTGTCGTTGAAAGCAGCGGTGGAGGGGCGGGACGTCATCATCTCGGATGATCGATTTGGCAAGCGCCAGACACACCGGCTGACGGGACTGGCCGCCCACCTGTACCGGGTGCTTGAGCGCCCTCGCAAGCCCGAGGCCGCCGCGCCACTTCTGGCGGCCCGGTGCCCCGCGGACTACCTGCGCGAGGGGGGCGTGCGTGGGGTGCGGGAGATCCTCCAACAACTGCGCGCGGCGCGGCTGGTCTTCACGGAAGGGGAGCAGGATGTCGCGCTCTCCATCCCCGAGGCCCCTGATGCCTTCTGGTACCTCGACGGCCAGCCCAGCCTCGCCGAAGCCCTGCCCGCCACCGCGGGCGATGGCCGCCCCAAGCCCAGCCTGCTGCACTGGAAGGTCGACCACCTGTACCGCTAG